A genomic segment from Rickettsia endosymbiont of Lasioglossum villosulum encodes:
- the ubiB gene encoding 2-polyprenylphenol 6-hydroxylase: MICNFFNLLRIFHIISKKQILTNTSNVKIPKDIRFIGYILALFFAPLSLFRKSKEDYGKHLIETLSSLGPIYIKFGQTLSTRPDLVGTQIADYLRLLQDKLPPFDSKVARRMVTSLRGDIYVDEAISASKKKIATQSSTARNNAPLPFLHFNDTPIAAASISQVHKAQLTTGEYVAVKILRPNIHKKYNRDIRLLYFLAKIASKFSKAKRLKPLKVVDKFHETMKFELDLRLEAAAASELADNMRKDHNVIIPKIYWDLTSENILTTQWLEGTSIYDTPLLKEMGLEPAKIAQNFAVMFFNQAYRDGFFHADLHLGNILVDKLGKLILLDFGIMGRLKEKDRLAVAESLFGFLNRDYKLVAKVHLKAGYVPINTDLDLFTQSCRAVTEPVVGAPTKNISVGKLLAHLFKITEDFGMEVQPDLLLLQKTLIMVEGIGRQLDENVNMWQLAEPWIKKWAIKNLSPEAKILRLVKHHLEKLYDKVDELD; the protein is encoded by the coding sequence ATGATTTGTAATTTTTTTAATTTATTACGTATTTTTCATATCATTAGCAAAAAACAAATTTTGACTAATACTTCTAATGTTAAAATACCTAAAGATATTAGATTTATTGGCTATATATTAGCATTATTTTTTGCTCCATTATCGTTATTTAGAAAATCAAAAGAAGATTACGGCAAACACTTAATAGAAACTTTAAGCAGCCTTGGACCGATTTATATAAAATTTGGGCAAACGCTTTCCACTAGACCTGATTTAGTAGGAACACAAATAGCAGATTACTTAAGATTGTTACAGGATAAATTACCACCATTTGACAGTAAGGTGGCTAGGAGGATGGTAACGTCATTGCGAGGAGACATTTATGTCGATGAAGCAATCTCAGCAAGCAAGAAAAAGATTGCCACGCAGTCTTCGACTGCTCGCAATAACGCCCCCCTCCCGTTCTTACACTTCAATGACACGCCTATAGCTGCTGCATCGATCTCGCAGGTACATAAGGCACAGCTTACAACAGGTGAATATGTAGCGGTGAAAATATTGCGTCCTAATATTCATAAAAAATATAATAGGGATATCAGGCTATTATATTTCCTTGCAAAAATTGCCTCAAAATTTTCTAAAGCAAAAAGGCTAAAACCTCTTAAAGTAGTTGATAAATTTCATGAAACTATGAAATTTGAGCTTGATTTACGCCTCGAGGCTGCTGCTGCTTCAGAGCTTGCTGATAATATGCGTAAAGATCATAACGTAATAATCCCTAAAATATATTGGGATCTAACATCAGAAAATATACTAACTACGCAGTGGTTAGAAGGCACTTCTATATATGATACTCCGCTATTAAAAGAAATGGGGCTAGAGCCTGCAAAAATAGCCCAAAACTTTGCCGTAATGTTCTTTAACCAAGCTTATAGAGACGGCTTTTTCCACGCTGATTTACACCTAGGAAATATTTTAGTAGATAAACTAGGTAAGCTCATTCTGCTTGATTTCGGTATTATGGGTAGACTTAAAGAAAAAGATCGTTTAGCGGTTGCCGAAAGCTTATTTGGTTTTTTAAATCGTGATTATAAATTAGTTGCCAAAGTACATTTAAAAGCTGGTTACGTCCCTATTAATACCGATTTAGATTTATTTACCCAAAGTTGCAGAGCTGTTACCGAACCGGTTGTGGGTGCACCTACTAAAAATATTTCAGTTGGTAAGTTGCTTGCTCATTTATTTAAAATCACCGAGGATTTTGGTATGGAAGTGCAGCCGGATCTATTATTATTACAAAAAACTTTAATAATGGTCGAAGGGATAGGTAGACAATTGGACGAAAACGTTAATATGTGGCAACTTGCTGAACCTTGGATTAAAAAATGGGCTATCAAAAACCTTAGCCCTGAAGCAAAAATATTACGTCTAGTAAAGCATCATTTAGAAAAATTATATGATAAAGTAGATGAATTAGACTAA
- a CDS encoding type II toxin-antitoxin system HigA family antitoxin yields MELHIIKTEEEYNEVLREIDKLLYAPVNSAETEKLEILSLLVEDYENKHYKIEIPDPIEAINFRLEQLGLSRKDLEKSIGSRSRVSEILNKKRTLTLPMIRKLHKELHIPADILIQECEKKRA; encoded by the coding sequence GTGGAATTACATATCATAAAAACAGAAGAAGAATATAATGAGGTTTTGAGAGAAATTGACAAGCTATTATATGCACCTGTAAACTCAGCAGAAACAGAAAAGTTAGAAATATTATCTTTATTAGTAGAAGATTATGAGAATAAGCATTATAAAATAGAAATTCCTGATCCTATCGAAGCTATAAACTTTAGATTAGAGCAATTAGGACTTTCTCGTAAAGATTTAGAAAAAAGCATAGGTTCTAGAAGTAGAGTATCAGAAATTCTTAACAAAAAAAGAACATTAACTCTACCTATGATTAGAAAGTTACATAAAGAATTACATATACCGGCTGATATTTTAATTCAAGAATGTGAAAAAAAACGAGCTTAA
- the ubiE gene encoding bifunctional demethylmenaquinone methyltransferase/2-methoxy-6-polyprenyl-1,4-benzoquinol methylase UbiE — protein MNQTNFGFKKIKANEKQSLVNSVFSNVADKYDLMNDLMSFGMHRLWKDEFIRQVPNLNSNILDVASGSGDIALKLAKKAKDRGSNISLTLSDINEEMLRQAKKKSIDLNLFQNLKFTVATAEELPFPDNSFDYYTIAFGIRNVPDINKALKEAYRVLKPMGKFVCLEFSKVKESLLQDFYKFYSFNVIPKIGQIITGNKEAYDYLVESIDLFPSQDEFRIMIKEAGFEEINYKNLSGGIVAIHSAYKL, from the coding sequence ATGAACCAAACAAATTTTGGATTTAAGAAAATAAAAGCAAACGAAAAACAATCGCTCGTAAATAGCGTTTTTTCTAACGTTGCTGATAAATACGACTTAATGAATGATCTTATGAGCTTTGGAATGCATCGCTTATGGAAAGATGAGTTTATTAGACAAGTCCCAAATCTTAACTCTAATATATTAGATGTTGCTAGCGGTAGCGGCGATATTGCTTTGAAGCTTGCTAAAAAAGCGAAAGATAGGGGTAGTAACATCTCTTTAACTTTAAGCGATATTAATGAAGAAATGCTAAGGCAGGCTAAGAAAAAATCAATTGATCTAAACTTATTTCAGAATCTTAAATTTACTGTAGCAACTGCCGAAGAATTACCATTTCCTGATAATAGCTTTGACTATTATACCATTGCATTTGGGATTCGAAACGTTCCTGATATTAATAAAGCTCTAAAAGAAGCTTATAGAGTTTTAAAACCTATGGGTAAGTTTGTCTGTCTTGAATTTTCCAAGGTAAAAGAAAGTTTATTACAAGATTTCTACAAATTCTATTCGTTTAATGTTATCCCTAAAATTGGTCAAATAATTACCGGCAATAAAGAAGCCTATGACTATTTAGTTGAAAGTATAGACTTATTTCCATCGCAAGACGAGTTTAGAATAATGATTAAAGAGGCAGGCTTTGAAGAAATTAACTATAAAAACCTAAGCGGCGGCATTGTTGCCATTCATAGTGCATATAAGTTATGA
- the tmk gene encoding dTMP kinase: MSKLKQGTFITFEGGEGIGKSTQCQMLYEYLKSQNIPVILTREVGGTSVAEKMREILVHTDLLPMSELLQAMAARYDHMVKKIIPALQAGKIVICDRFIDSTACYQGLELENGIELVYNLYKDLMPPLMPDITFFIDVESSIAIERVNSRNMSNKFDVRGLDFYNKIYDCFKGLSKKFPERIVTIKASDLDPTQVHKLIKKHLNLI; the protein is encoded by the coding sequence ATGAGCAAATTGAAACAAGGAACATTTATCACTTTTGAGGGAGGGGAAGGAATTGGCAAATCTACCCAATGTCAAATGTTATACGAATATCTAAAATCCCAAAATATTCCCGTAATTTTAACCCGTGAAGTTGGCGGCACTAGCGTAGCAGAAAAGATGCGTGAGATCCTAGTGCATACCGATCTACTGCCGATGTCTGAACTACTGCAAGCTATGGCAGCACGTTATGACCATATGGTAAAAAAAATTATACCGGCTTTACAGGCAGGGAAAATAGTAATATGCGACCGGTTTATTGACTCAACAGCCTGCTATCAAGGATTAGAGCTAGAAAACGGTATAGAACTCGTATATAATCTGTACAAAGACTTAATGCCGCCTCTTATGCCGGACATTACCTTTTTTATTGATGTAGAATCTTCTATTGCCATTGAGCGGGTAAATTCACGAAATATGAGCAATAAATTTGACGTAAGAGGGTTAGATTTTTACAATAAAATTTATGATTGCTTTAAAGGATTAAGTAAAAAATTTCCTGAGAGAATAGTAACAATTAAGGCTTCCGATCTTGATCCTACGCAAGTACACAAGTTAATAAAAAAACACTTAAATTTAATATGA
- a CDS encoding TolC family protein yields MRKLTIFIFSLLLTSPVIAIDLQEALTEGYKNNNDLKTARVKFVNSIEQFPQAFSGFMPNAALSVNRNNSKTKYARRYAQQLNSPPEVDNNQATVVIEQSLFNGGSDVAALRSAQAAFRSSRGQYYSSEQKVLLDLITAYLDYFESKEKYDISESRVRTNIQQVNTVEEKLRLGEATEIDIATARAGLAAAETNKLTAYADFQAKKANFIRVFGIEPTDIAMPILPQGLPNSLDELTKRAVNLNPDINSARHSVTSAKAQELVEKGKLLPQVSVKLQSGRTNYNPQNLNTEQINTRNVTTTLSVNVPIYPNGGAQYSKIRSAKNQTRNSAIQLDGAIRQVQAYVISIWEGFEAAKSRIIAADQGVAAAQISYDGTVQEEIVGSKTMLDVLSAEEKLYDAKITRVDAYKASILTAYQMKSLTGELTAQSLKLKVKYFSPEEEFKTIKKKMFIGF; encoded by the coding sequence ATGCGTAAGTTAACTATATTTATTTTCTCATTATTACTAACTTCTCCCGTTATTGCAATAGATTTGCAAGAAGCTTTAACAGAAGGGTATAAAAATAACAATGATCTGAAGACTGCAAGAGTTAAATTTGTTAATTCTATTGAGCAATTTCCTCAAGCTTTTTCAGGATTTATGCCTAATGCAGCGTTGAGTGTTAACAGAAATAATAGTAAAACCAAATATGCTAGGAGATATGCTCAACAACTTAACAGCCCCCCGGAAGTAGATAATAATCAAGCGACAGTGGTAATTGAACAATCTTTATTTAATGGTGGTTCAGATGTTGCTGCTCTTAGATCTGCACAGGCAGCTTTTAGATCGTCACGTGGTCAATATTATTCTAGTGAGCAAAAAGTATTATTAGATTTAATCACCGCTTATCTTGATTATTTTGAAAGTAAAGAGAAATATGATATTTCAGAAAGTAGAGTTCGTACTAATATCCAACAAGTAAACACTGTAGAAGAAAAATTAAGGCTTGGTGAAGCAACTGAGATAGATATAGCAACTGCAAGAGCAGGGCTTGCAGCAGCAGAAACGAATAAGCTAACCGCTTATGCTGATTTCCAAGCAAAAAAAGCAAACTTTATTAGGGTATTCGGTATAGAACCTACTGATATAGCTATGCCTATTTTACCTCAAGGATTGCCAAATTCATTAGATGAGCTAACAAAAAGAGCTGTTAATTTAAATCCTGATATTAATTCAGCAAGACATAGCGTAACTTCAGCAAAAGCACAAGAGTTAGTAGAAAAGGGAAAATTATTGCCGCAAGTAAGTGTAAAATTGCAATCTGGTAGAACTAATTATAATCCGCAAAATTTAAACACTGAGCAAATAAATACTAGAAATGTTACTACTACGTTATCTGTTAATGTTCCTATTTATCCAAATGGAGGAGCTCAATATTCAAAAATTAGATCAGCTAAAAATCAAACAAGAAATAGTGCGATACAGCTTGATGGTGCAATAAGACAAGTGCAGGCGTATGTTATAAGTATATGGGAGGGTTTTGAAGCAGCAAAATCTCGTATTATTGCAGCAGATCAAGGAGTAGCGGCAGCTCAGATATCTTATGATGGTACAGTACAAGAGGAAATAGTAGGTTCTAAAACAATGTTAGATGTTTTAAGTGCTGAAGAAAAGCTCTATGATGCAAAAATAACACGTGTTGATGCTTATAAAGCCTCTATACTTACTGCATATCAAATGAAATCATTAACTGGTGAGTTAACTGCTCAAAGTTTAAAGCTTAAGGTAAAATACTTCAGTCCTGAAGAGGAATTTAAGACTATTAAAAAGAAAATGTTTATAGGTTTCTAA
- a CDS encoding ATP-binding protein — MIERNYYLEYIKDSFDIFPICAILGPRQCGKTTLAHSYIKQLNDKNYFFDLEDPSHLDQLKNPKATLDPLDGLIVIDEIQRQPELFPYLRVLADYSNKKFLILGSASGELLRQSSESLAGRIEYTELTPFSLTEITDFKELWLRGGFPKSYLAKNHDLSLRWRNSYITSFIERDLPALGISLNPHLMRQLWMMLAHNHGQLLNYSELGRSLGLTDMTIRRYTEILEQTFMIRLLKPWHENISKRQVKAPKVYIRDSGILHALLGVNENDWYVHPKRGLSFEGFVIEELIRKFKIDAECFFWRTQTGAELDLLIIKNGKKYGFEVKNSDTPEITKSMHIALTDLKLEHLYIVTSGNSTYKKTENITIIGIEKLSDLQLT; from the coding sequence ATGATAGAAAGAAATTATTACTTAGAATACATCAAAGATTCTTTTGATATATTCCCTATATGTGCCATTCTTGGACCAAGACAGTGCGGGAAAACTACCTTAGCACATAGCTATATCAAGCAACTTAATGATAAAAATTATTTTTTTGATTTAGAAGATCCATCCCATTTAGATCAGCTTAAAAATCCTAAAGCAACTCTAGACCCACTAGATGGATTAATAGTTATCGATGAAATTCAAAGGCAGCCGGAACTTTTCCCTTATTTACGTGTTCTTGCTGATTATTCAAATAAAAAATTCTTAATTTTAGGCAGTGCATCAGGTGAATTACTTAGACAATCCTCAGAATCATTAGCAGGTCGCATTGAATATACAGAACTTACGCCGTTCAGTTTAACAGAAATAACTGACTTTAAAGAATTATGGCTAAGAGGCGGATTTCCAAAATCATATTTAGCAAAAAATCATGATTTAAGCCTTAGATGGCGTAACAGCTACATTACTAGCTTTATCGAGCGTGATTTACCGGCTCTTGGAATATCCCTTAATCCGCATCTAATGAGGCAATTATGGATGATGCTTGCCCATAATCACGGACAGTTACTAAATTATAGCGAACTTGGAAGATCGCTTGGCTTAACTGATATGACTATCAGACGTTACACTGAAATATTAGAACAAACTTTCATGATTAGACTGTTAAAACCTTGGCATGAAAATATTTCAAAACGTCAAGTTAAAGCACCAAAAGTTTACATACGAGATAGTGGGATATTACATGCGTTACTAGGAGTTAACGAAAATGATTGGTATGTTCACCCTAAGCGAGGTCTATCCTTTGAAGGATTTGTAATAGAGGAACTAATACGTAAATTTAAAATAGATGCAGAATGTTTTTTTTGGCGAACACAAACAGGAGCTGAATTAGATTTATTAATTATTAAGAATGGTAAAAAATATGGTTTTGAAGTAAAAAACTCTGACACTCCTGAAATTACTAAATCTATGCATATTGCTCTTACTGATCTAAAATTAGAACATCTATATATAGTAACGAGTGGCAACAGCACATATAAAAAAACCGAAAACATAACCATAATCGGAATAGAAAAATTATCTGATTTACAACTTACTTGA
- a CDS encoding DUF2497 domain-containing protein translates to MSIEDILKSVKGVINERKNLNNEDEDILELTEIIDQDEEELISTKSAEKVNDILKDFTSTIKDKNLDNNVSSKNALEELVIEMLKPELKTWLDKNLPSLVKELVESEIKKLVQNSRK, encoded by the coding sequence ATGTCGATAGAAGACATTCTAAAATCTGTTAAAGGAGTAATTAACGAGCGTAAAAATTTAAACAATGAGGACGAAGATATACTTGAGTTAACAGAAATAATAGACCAAGATGAAGAGGAGCTAATATCAACTAAATCTGCTGAAAAAGTAAATGATATTTTAAAAGATTTCACCTCAACTATTAAAGATAAAAATTTAGATAATAATGTTTCATCTAAAAATGCTCTTGAAGAATTAGTAATCGAAATGCTAAAGCCGGAACTTAAAACATGGCTTGATAAAAACCTACCTTCGCTTGTAAAAGAATTAGTAGAGAGTGAAATAAAAAAATTAGTACAAAATAGTAGGAAGTAG
- the mutM gene encoding bifunctional DNA-formamidopyrimidine glycosylase/DNA-(apurinic or apyrimidinic site) lyase, with product MPELPEVETLKNSLESKLIGLVIKKVEFKRDNLRYKLSADLADQIVNTNIINVRRRAKYLIIDFDNNHSLIVHLGMSGRFTLQSTGYEAKKHDHVVFNLSNNEKLIFNDTRRFGMIYSFRTELLEKDFFANLALEPLSDLFELQYLKSKLMNKKVPIKNLLMDNRIVVGVGNIYASESLHLAKIHPDKFGKDLNDDEIKNLIAAVKNVLSKAIIAGGTTLKDFVNGDNKPGYFTQQLMVYARDGQECLSCSNNIIKTKHSGRSTFYCKICQKA from the coding sequence ATGCCGGAACTTCCTGAAGTAGAAACTTTAAAAAATTCCCTAGAAAGTAAATTAATAGGGCTTGTTATAAAGAAAGTGGAGTTTAAAAGAGATAATCTACGTTATAAATTATCTGCTGATTTAGCTGACCAAATCGTAAATACGAATATAATAAATGTTAGGCGTCGTGCCAAATATTTAATAATCGACTTTGATAATAATCATTCTTTAATAGTTCACTTAGGTATGAGCGGTAGGTTTACACTGCAATCTACAGGCTACGAAGCCAAAAAACATGACCATGTAGTTTTTAACTTAAGTAATAATGAAAAGCTGATTTTTAACGATACTCGAAGATTTGGGATGATTTACAGCTTTCGTACCGAGCTTTTGGAGAAAGATTTTTTTGCTAATCTAGCGTTAGAACCTCTATCTGATTTATTTGAGCTTCAATATTTAAAAAGTAAGCTAATGAATAAAAAAGTACCGATAAAAAATTTACTCATGGATAATAGAATTGTCGTTGGAGTCGGCAATATTTATGCTTCTGAAAGTCTTCATTTAGCTAAAATTCATCCTGATAAATTCGGAAAAGATTTAAACGATGATGAGATAAAGAATTTAATTGCAGCAGTTAAGAATGTTCTATCTAAAGCTATAATTGCTGGCGGCACTACTCTTAAAGATTTTGTTAATGGTGATAATAAACCAGGCTATTTTACACAGCAACTTATGGTTTATGCAAGAGACGGGCAAGAGTGCCTAAGCTGCTCTAATAACATTATTAAGACAAAACACTCAGGAAGAAGTACTTTTTATTGTAAAATCTGTCAAAAAGCTTGA
- a CDS encoding TatD family hydrolase, whose product MLIDSHCHLNLLKDVEIDNIIKQAIENNVQYMQTICTKLDDFPVILEIAEKYKNIFASVGVHPCEVNKERHCEALQVLWQSQEILMRLPRQGFAFPRNDATTIIELTNHPKIIGIGETGLDYYHEPYDKKLQKNFLLHHIEAAATTKLPLIVHTREADHDTIDILTSEMRNNKFPGLIHCFTSSKKLAEKMLDIGLYISMSGIITFKNATDLQEIVKYVPLDRLLIETDAPYLAPTPMRGKQNEPAFVRYVAEKVAELKNIPSKEVANATTNNFKTLFSKFINYVNSSD is encoded by the coding sequence ATGCTAATAGATTCACATTGCCATCTTAACTTACTAAAAGATGTAGAAATAGACAACATAATCAAACAAGCTATAGAAAATAACGTGCAATATATGCAAACTATTTGCACTAAACTTGATGACTTTCCGGTTATTTTAGAAATAGCGGAAAAATATAAAAATATTTTTGCATCTGTCGGTGTACATCCGTGCGAGGTAAATAAAGAACGACATTGCGAAGCACTGCAAGTGCTTTGGCAATCTCAGGAAATTTTAATGAGATTGCCACGTCAAGGCTTCGCCTTTCCTCGCAATGACGCTACAACAATTATAGAACTTACTAATCACCCCAAAATCATTGGAATAGGTGAAACTGGGCTTGATTATTATCACGAGCCTTATGATAAAAAACTACAAAAAAATTTCTTATTACATCATATAGAAGCTGCGGCTACGACAAAGTTACCGCTTATTGTTCACACAAGAGAAGCAGACCATGATACTATAGATATTTTAACCTCGGAAATGCGTAATAATAAATTTCCTGGGTTGATACATTGCTTTACTTCTTCAAAAAAGCTAGCGGAAAAAATGCTAGATATCGGTTTATATATTTCAATGTCAGGTATTATAACTTTTAAAAATGCAACTGATTTGCAGGAAATAGTTAAATATGTGCCACTTGATAGGTTACTGATTGAAACCGATGCACCTTATCTAGCCCCTACCCCTATGCGTGGCAAACAAAACGAACCGGCTTTCGTTAGATATGTTGCTGAGAAAGTCGCCGAACTCAAAAATATCCCCTCCAAAGAAGTAGCAAATGCTACTACTAATAACTTCAAAACATTATTTTCTAAATTTATAAATTACGTAAATTCTAGTGATTAA
- the metG gene encoding methionine--tRNA ligase: MNNTYYITTPIYYVNDVPHIGHAYTSVASDVIARFMRLSGREVMFLTGTDEHGQKVEKAAINKNIDPQKFTDQTSQSFRHLMTAMHISNDDFIRTTEERHKKAVAMFWQKLLDNGFIYEGFYEGWYAVRDEAFYDESELTADKLAPTGATVEWVKEPSYFFNLSKWQDKLLEFYKLNPDFIRPISRRNEVISFVKSGLKDLSVSRTTFNWGIKVPNDNKHVIYVWLDALANYISALGYPDQNSNYGKFWPANLQVVGKDILRFHAVYWPAFLMAAEVPLPKTIMAHGWWTNEGQKISKSLGNTIDPIKLIEEFGVDQVRYFLMREITFGADGNFARSNLITRINSELSNKIGNLLQRTTSFVYKNNDGKVPAITQDAINKIYELPLLKTAINSAKQNILLMEKTEINKILDNIINLAEEANIYIDSEAPWNLKKTDPEKMLEVLYALLETLRYIAIMLQAFMPSSAGKMLDQLGVNAEERLFKHLSLEFALTPASDILEPVIVFPRFE, translated from the coding sequence ATGAATAATACCTATTATATTACCACTCCCATATATTATGTTAATGATGTCCCGCATATTGGGCATGCTTATACCAGCGTTGCAAGTGACGTGATTGCCCGCTTTATGCGTCTTAGCGGTCGTGAAGTCATGTTTTTAACAGGCACTGATGAACATGGGCAGAAAGTAGAAAAAGCTGCTATTAATAAAAATATTGATCCGCAAAAATTTACTGATCAGACTTCTCAAAGTTTTCGTCATCTTATGACTGCCATGCATATTTCAAATGATGATTTTATCAGAACAACGGAAGAAAGGCATAAAAAAGCAGTAGCTATGTTTTGGCAGAAATTACTAGATAACGGCTTTATTTATGAGGGTTTTTATGAGGGCTGGTATGCCGTTCGTGATGAAGCTTTTTATGATGAATCTGAGCTAACAGCGGACAAATTAGCCCCAACCGGTGCAACTGTGGAATGGGTTAAAGAACCTAGCTATTTCTTTAATCTTTCAAAATGGCAAGATAAATTGCTTGAGTTTTATAAGCTAAACCCTGATTTTATCAGACCTATATCAAGACGTAACGAGGTCATCAGCTTTGTTAAGTCAGGTCTAAAAGATTTGTCCGTATCACGCACCACTTTTAACTGGGGTATCAAAGTCCCAAACGATAATAAGCACGTGATTTATGTATGGCTTGATGCACTTGCTAATTATATCTCAGCCCTTGGTTATCCTGATCAAAATAGCAATTACGGCAAGTTTTGGCCAGCAAATTTACAGGTAGTCGGCAAAGATATTCTACGTTTCCATGCCGTTTATTGGCCTGCTTTCTTAATGGCTGCTGAAGTTCCACTGCCTAAGACAATTATGGCACATGGTTGGTGGACTAATGAGGGACAGAAAATTTCTAAATCACTTGGGAATACCATTGATCCGATTAAGCTGATAGAAGAGTTTGGTGTTGATCAGGTTAGATATTTTTTAATGCGTGAGATAACATTTGGAGCAGATGGTAACTTTGCCCGCAGCAATCTAATTACCCGTATTAATAGCGAATTATCCAATAAGATCGGTAATTTATTGCAACGTACTACTTCTTTTGTTTATAAAAATAATGATGGTAAAGTGCCGGCAATCACGCAAGATGCAATTAATAAAATATATGAGTTACCGCTTTTAAAAACAGCAATTAACTCTGCTAAACAGAATATTCTGCTAATGGAAAAAACCGAAATTAACAAGATTCTTGATAATATTATTAATTTAGCCGAAGAAGCAAATATTTATATTGATAGCGAAGCTCCTTGGAATTTGAAAAAAACAGACCCTGAGAAAATGCTAGAGGTGTTATATGCTCTGCTAGAAACTTTGCGTTATATCGCCATAATGCTTCAGGCTTTTATGCCAAGTTCTGCTGGTAAAATGCTTGATCAGCTAGGGGTAAACGCAGAAGAGCGTTTATTTAAGCATTTATCGCTTGAGTTTGCTTTAACACCAGCTAGCGATATTCTAGAACCGGTTATAGTATTTCCAAGGTTTGAGTAA
- a CDS encoding DUF2660 domain-containing protein yields MLNTHILIAIGCLLVLVIYLIYKTASRKKNITTSGENNSEETFALNNKNQDNKKLTLQERIELSWKFLYDITETILNKFTKDDITLVNKCGRVLLENGARYEHIVDLAIPHAKSHTQSVEQEQTKGKKTLGV; encoded by the coding sequence GTGCTTAATACTCATATTTTAATTGCTATAGGATGTTTATTAGTATTAGTAATATATTTAATATATAAAACAGCATCACGTAAAAAAAATATTACGACTTCTGGAGAAAATAATTCTGAGGAAACTTTTGCTCTTAATAACAAAAATCAGGATAATAAAAAACTCACCTTACAAGAACGAATAGAATTATCTTGGAAATTTCTTTATGACATTACAGAAACTATTCTCAATAAATTTACTAAAGATGATATAACTTTAGTGAATAAATGTGGTCGTGTTTTACTTGAAAACGGAGCACGCTATGAACATATAGTTGATCTGGCGATCCCTCATGCCAAATCCCATACTCAATCTGTAGAGCAAGAGCAAACTAAAGGCAAAAAAACTTTAGGGGTGTAA